In Pyrus communis chromosome 1, drPyrComm1.1, whole genome shotgun sequence, the following are encoded in one genomic region:
- the LOC137713203 gene encoding uncharacterized RNA-binding protein C1827.05c-like, with protein sequence MGAKAKKAMKKQLSKASAQLSASSHKNKEAAATATVTVTASTAADFLPLEGGPARKLPEEKPKEDICTVLYIGRIPHGFYEKEMEGFFGQFGSIKRLRIARNKKTGKSKHFGFIEFEDPEVAKVVADTMHNYLLFEHVLQVHLIPPQKVHPKLWKGFNYRVRPENWVQIERKRHDKERTVEELKKLMEKIMKRDLKRQKKIEAAGIDYKCPEIVGGSEEPAPKKRKTDRKKVVSK encoded by the exons ATGGGGGCGAAGGCGAAAAAGGCGATGAAAAAGCAATTGAGCAAAGCCTCTGCTCAATTATCAGCTTCTTCTCACAAAAATAAAGAAGCTGCTGCTACTGCTACTGTAACTGTTACTGCTTCTACCGCTGCTGATTTCTTG CCATTAGAAGGTGGTCCAGCTCGTAAGCTCCCCGAGGAAAAGCCCAAGGAGGATATTTGTACAGTTTTATACATTGGTCGGATACCTCACGGCTTCTATGAGAAGGAAATGGAAG GATTTTTTGGGCAATTTGGTTCGATTAAGAGATTAAGAATTGCGCGTAACAAAAAG ACAGGAAAATCGAAGCATTTTGGCTTCATTGAGTTTGAAGACCCTGAG GTGGCAAAAGTTGTAGCTGACACTATGCATAACTATTTGTTGTTCGAACACGTGTTGCAAGTCCATCTTATTCCTCCACAGAAAGTTCACCCGAAATT ATGGAAGGGTTTCAACTACCGAGTCAGACCCGAGAACTGGGTTCAAATTGAGCGGAAGAGGCATGACAAG GAAAGAACGGTGGAAGAGCTCAAGAAGTTAATGGAGAAGATTATGAAGAGAGATCTGAAGcgtcaaaagaaaattgaggcCGCTGGTATTGATTATAAATGCCCAGAAATT GTGGGTGGTAGTGAAGAACCTGCTCCAAAGAAAAGGAAGACCGACCGGAAGAAG GTTGTTTCGAAATGA
- the LOC137709031 gene encoding probable leucine-rich repeat receptor-like protein kinase At1g35710 yields the protein MISLSFHKVCSLAYCLILYIHLLSSPSHIAFATTEAEALLKWKATFQNQTHLQNLTSWTYSPSNNGTTNSSSNSKTQVPPCFWTGISCNVAGSVIAINLTNSNIQGTLHDFSFMSFPNLEYLNLAVNNLFDAIPPQISSLSKLKNLNLSDNRFFGSIPQEIGNLKSLTDLDLSENQLSGSIPTSIGDLTNLTCLCLCKNNLYGSIPEEIGNLKSLVWLYLCKNQLSGSIPTSVDDLTNLTLLYLYKNNLSSSIPKEIGHLKSLVNLDLSENQLNCSIPTSIGDLTNLTLLHLFKNNLSGSIPKEMGNLKSLANLGLSENQLNGSIPTSIGDLTNLTLLYLFKNNLSGSIPKEMGNLKSLANLDLSENQLNCSIPTSIGDLTNLTLLHLFKNNLSGSIPKEMGNLKSLADLDLSENNFSGSIPASIGNLTNLESLVLAANQLSGPIPQEIENLKNLTFLVLYNNHFSGYLPQNICSGGLLRKFSISNNDLTGPIPKSLKICTSLMRVRLDGNKLTGNMFEDFGVYPNLYFMDMSHNNFYGEISQTWGQCPQLETLLIAGNNLTGSIPPDIVNAQKLHELDLSSNSLVGAIPKGFRRMISLLKLMLNGNQLSGPISSEFGSLIDLEYLDLSSNKFNGLVPSNLGAFLRLHHLNLSNNNFSQGIPPELGKLVQLNELDLSYNSLEGSIPPEIANMESLETLNLSHNNLSGFVPSSIEGMLGLSYVDISYNELEGPLPNNKAFQEAPPEAVQGNKGLCGNITSLQPCTHGSRKNHKWVFVISFTFLSAFFLLCAFFTIAFVVERKKKHRDKGEKNMHKEVSFSVLNFDGMSMYEEIIRATEDFDSIYCIGRGGQGSVYKANLSSTITVAVKKLHHWWDGEKNLEEVFLNEIRALTEVRHRNIVKLYGFCLHHQHSFLVCKFLERGSLAKILSEDEEAKEVGWRKRVNIVNGVAHALAYMHHDVVPPIVHRDISSKNILLDFEYEALVSDFGTAKFLNRDSTNWTAVAGTFGYIAPELAYTMEVNDKCDVYSFGVVALEIIMGRHPEDFFSSFSTVPYSFSSSSSALLAHQMPIVDVLDQRILPPTHQEAGEVLSLVKIAFSCLHPSPQSRPTMKQVSQLLSTQKLHLSKPLHMVTCGELLTLDPLTA from the exons ATGATATCTTTATCTTTCCACAAAGTATGCTCTCTGGCTTACTGCCTTATCTTATACATACATCTTCTTTCATCGCCAAGTCACATTGCTTTTGCTACTACTGAAGCAGAAGCCCTTCTCAAATGGAAAGCCACCTTTCAAAACCAAACCCATCTCCAAAATCTCACCTCTTGGACTTACTCCCCCAGTAATAATGGCACCACCAATTCTTCAAGCAATTCCAAAACGCAAGTACCTCCATGCTTCTGGACGGGTATTTCATGCAATGTTGCAGGAAGTGTCATTGCGATAAACCTTACCAATTCCAATATACAAGGTACACTACATGATTTTTCATTCATGTCCTTCCCCAATCTTGAATACCTCAACCTTGCCGTCAATAATCTCTTTGACGCCATTCCACCTCAGATCAGTTCTCTTTCGAAACTCAAAAATCTCAATCTCTCTGACAATCGGTTTTTTGGGAGTATTCCACAAGAGATAGGGAACTTGAAGTCTCTTACGGACCTAGATTTGTCCGAGAATCAACTTAGTGGTTCAATCCCAACATCCATAGGTGATCTCACAAACCTTACCTGCCTATGTCTCTGCAAAAATAATCTTTATGGTTCTATTCCTGAAGAGATAGGCAACTTGAAATCTCTTGTGTGGCTCTACTTGTGTAAGAATCAGCTTAGTGGTTCAATCCCAACATCCGTAGATGATCTCACAAACCTTACCTTGCTCTATCTCTACAAAAATAATCTTTCTAGTTCTATTCCTAAAGAGATAGGCCACTTAAAATCTCTTGTGAACCttgatctgagtgaaaatcagCTCAATTGTTCGATCCCAACATCCATTGGAGATCTCACAAACCTTACCCTTCTCCATCTCTTTAAAAATAATCTTTCTGGTTCTATTCCTAAGGAGATGGGTAACTTAAAATCTCTTGCGAACCTTGGTCTGAGTGAAAATCAGCTCAATGGTTCAATCCCAACATCCATTGGAGATCTCACAAACCTGACCCTTCTCTATCTCTTTAAAAATAATCTTTCTGGTTCTATTCCTAAGGAGATGGGTAACTTAAAATCTCTTGCGAACCttgatctgagtgaaaatcagCTCAATTGTTCAATCCCAACATCCATTGGAGATCTCACAAACCTTACCCTTCTCCATCTCTTTAAAAATAATCTTTCTGGTTCTATTCCTAAGGAGATGGGTAACTTAAAATCTCTTGCGGACCttgatctgagtgaaaataatttttctggTTCAATTCCTGCTTCAATTGGTAACCTGACCAACTTGGAATCCTTAGTGCTAGCAGCGAACCAACTCTCTGGCCCCATCCCGCAAGAGATAGAGAACTTAAAGAATTTGACTTTTCTAGTATTGTATAATAACCATTTTTCTGGTTATTTACCCCAAAATATTTGCAGCGGTGGACTCCttagaaaattttcaatatccAATAACGACTTAACTGGTCCAATCCccaaaagcttgaaaatttgcaCGAGCTTAATGAGAGTCCGTCTTGATGGAAATAAGTTGACAGGAAATATGTTTGAAGACTTTGGGGTCTATCCAAATCTTTATTTTATGGATATGAGCCACAATAACTTCTATGGGGAAATCTCACAAACTTGGGGACAATGCCCGCAATTAGAAACCCTACTAATTGCGGGAAACAACCTTACTGGTAGCATACCTCCTGATATTGTCAATGCACAAAAACTTCATGAGCTAGATCTTTCTTCAAATAGCTTAGTTGGGGCGATTCCAAAGGGTTTCAGGAGAATGATTTCTTTGTTGAAGTTGATGTTGAATGGAAATCAACTTTCAGGCCCTATATCATCAGAATTTGGATCTCTAATTGATCTTGAATATCTTGACTTGTCATCAAACAAATTCAACGGGTTAGTTCCTAGCAATCTAGGTGCCTTTCTCAGACTGCACCATTTGAATTTAAGCAACAACAACTTTTCTCAAGGAATTCCACCTGAATTGGGGAAGTTAGTTCAGTTGAACGAACTTGATTTAAGTTACAACTCACTTGAAGGTAGTATACCACCAGAAATCGCCAATATGGAGAGTTTGGAGACGCTCAATCTTTCCCACAACAATCTTTCGGGTTTCGTACCATCAAGTATTGAAGGCATGCTCGGCTTATCGTATGTTGACATATCTTACAATGAATTGGAAGGTCCTCTTCCCAACAACAAAGCATTTCAAGAAGCTCCCCCAGAAGCTGTACAGGGGAACAAAGGATTGTGCGGCAATATTACATCTTTGCAACCCTGTACACATGGCTCAAGAAAGAACCACAAGTGGGTATTTGTAATCTCATTCACCTTTCTATCAGcatttttccttctttgtgcTTTCTTTACAATTGCCTTCGTAgtggaaagaaagaagaagcatcGGGATAAAGGAGAAAAAAACATGCATAAAGAAGTATCGTTttcagttttgaattttgatggaaTGTCAATGTATGAGGAAATCATAAGGGCGACTGAAGACTTTGATTCCATATATTGCATCGGGAGGGGAGGACAAGGAAGCGTCTACAAAGCAAACTTGTCATCTACCATCACAGTGGCTGTGAAGAAACTCCATCACTGGTGGGATGGCGAGAAGAACTTGGAGGAGGTATTCTTGAATGAAATAAGAGCACTGACAGAGGTAAGACACCGGAACATCGTGAAGCTTTATGGTTTTTGTTTGCACCACCAACACTCGTTCTTGGTGTGCAAGTTTCTTGAAAGAGGTAGCTTGGCTAAAATTTTGAGTGAAGATGAAGAAGCTAAAGAAGTAGGATGGAGAAAAAGGGTGAATATTGTTAATGGTGTAGCTCATGCCTTAGCATATATGCACCATGACGTTGTGCCACCAATTGTTCACCGGGATATATCAAGCAAGAACATTTTGCTAGATTTTGAATATGAGGCCTTGGTTTCAGACTTTGGCACTGCTAAGTTTTTGAATCGAGACTCAACTAATTGGACTGCCGTTGCAGGCACATTTGGATATATTGCACCAG AGCTTGCATATACAATGGAAGTGAATGATAAATGCGATGTTTATAGCTTTGGAGTGGTCGCATTGGAAATAATTATGGGGAGGCATCCCGAAgattttttctcatcattctcaACAGTGCCTTATTCGTTTTCGTCATCATCATCTGCGTTACTAGCCCATCAAATGCCAATTGTGGATGTTCTAGACCAACGCATTTTGCCTCCAACGCATCAAGAAGCAGGGGAAGTTCTCTCTCTTGTGAAGATTGCGTTTTCATGCTTGCATCCCAGTCCGCAATCTCGTCCAACAATGAAACAAGTTTCTCAACTCCTCTCAACTCAGAAGCTGCATTTGTCGAAGCCATTACATATGGTAACCTGCGGTGAATTGCTTACACTGGATCCTTTAACTGCATGA